One Streptomyces sp. NBC_00554 DNA segment encodes these proteins:
- a CDS encoding N-6 DNA methylase — translation MTDTPAPPAGPLVTGSEIARLAGVTRAAVSNWRRRYDDFPAPAGGGVNSPLFDLTEVQTWLDRQRKGQDVSVDVQLWQALRGVYGEDMVGGLADTAGLLAEGKAPEGLPADVVGLARELAESSGAAEVVSALAERFTDSVRRAGSDQVTSPRIVRAVRHFAGEVASDATLFDPACGIGTLLSAVGPEHGPMRRGQESDARSARFAQLRADLIGRTGVVVATGDSLRDDRWADLKADLVVCDPPVSEPDWGREDLLLDSRWEFGIPSRAEGELAWLQHAYAHTAPGGRVLMVMPASVAYRKAGRRIRAELVRRGILTQVTALPSGTAASHALPVHLWHLRRPRALGDAVTVVRMVDLTAGDPDGSLEPAPGQLAEVSLIDLLDETVDLTPGRHVEESHRDYAVEYDSLRRELTEQVRLLAELLPALAAGDGPSSLDGPTVSVADLARAGLVEYGDPEPVSVSDQLDTDYLQGFLRSAANTRRSTSASGTFRLDGKGARIPQMAITDQRRYGSAFRALQEFEERARRVVELSRDVASLARDGLGNGALEPEN, via the coding sequence ATGACGGACACCCCCGCCCCACCGGCCGGTCCGCTGGTCACCGGCTCCGAGATCGCCCGGCTGGCGGGCGTCACCCGCGCCGCCGTCTCGAACTGGCGGCGGCGCTACGACGACTTCCCGGCGCCCGCCGGTGGCGGTGTCAACAGTCCGCTGTTCGACCTGACCGAGGTGCAGACCTGGCTGGACAGGCAGCGCAAGGGGCAGGACGTCTCGGTGGACGTGCAGCTGTGGCAGGCGCTGCGCGGAGTCTACGGTGAGGACATGGTCGGCGGGCTCGCGGATACCGCCGGCCTCCTTGCCGAGGGGAAGGCGCCCGAGGGGCTTCCGGCTGATGTCGTCGGGCTCGCGCGTGAGCTGGCCGAGAGCAGTGGTGCGGCCGAGGTGGTGAGTGCCCTCGCGGAGCGCTTCACCGACTCTGTACGCCGGGCAGGCTCGGACCAGGTCACCTCGCCGCGCATCGTCCGTGCCGTACGCCACTTCGCCGGCGAGGTGGCCTCCGACGCGACCCTGTTCGACCCGGCCTGCGGCATCGGCACCCTGCTGTCGGCCGTCGGCCCCGAGCACGGGCCCATGCGCCGGGGGCAGGAGTCCGACGCCCGCAGTGCCCGGTTCGCGCAACTGCGGGCCGACCTCATCGGACGTACCGGTGTGGTCGTCGCCACGGGAGACTCGCTGCGCGACGACCGATGGGCGGATCTGAAGGCCGACCTGGTCGTCTGCGATCCGCCGGTCAGTGAGCCCGACTGGGGGCGCGAGGACCTGCTGCTCGACTCGCGCTGGGAGTTCGGCATCCCGTCGCGCGCCGAAGGCGAACTCGCCTGGCTGCAGCACGCCTACGCGCACACCGCGCCCGGCGGTCGCGTTCTCATGGTCATGCCCGCCTCGGTGGCCTACCGCAAGGCGGGCCGTCGCATCCGCGCAGAGCTGGTACGACGGGGCATCCTCACCCAGGTCACCGCCCTTCCGTCCGGCACCGCGGCCTCGCACGCACTTCCGGTTCACCTGTGGCACCTGCGCCGCCCGCGGGCCCTGGGTGATGCCGTCACCGTCGTTCGCATGGTCGATCTGACGGCGGGTGATCCAGATGGCTCCCTGGAACCGGCCCCAGGACAGCTGGCGGAGGTTTCCCTGATCGATCTGCTCGACGAAACGGTGGATCTCACACCCGGCCGCCATGTCGAGGAGTCGCATCGCGACTACGCGGTTGAATACGACTCCCTGCGAAGGGAGTTGACCGAGCAGGTGCGGCTACTGGCGGAGCTGCTGCCGGCGCTGGCCGCGGGGGACGGCCCCAGTTCCCTGGACGGGCCTACTGTCAGCGTTGCCGACCTCGCCCGCGCCGGGCTCGTCGAGTACGGAGATCCGGAACCGGTCTCGGTCAGCGACCAGCTCGACACCGACTACCTCCAGGGCTTCCTGCGCAGCGCGGCCAACACCCGGCGCTCCACGAGCGCCAGCGGTACCTTCCGCCTCGACGGCAAGGGCGCCCGCATCCCACAGATGGCCATCACCGATCAACGCCGGTACGGGTCGGCCTTTCGCGCGCTCCAGGAGTTCGAGGAGCGGGCGCGGAGGGTGGTGGAGCTGAGCCGGGATGTGGCGAGCTTGGCAAGGGACGGTCTGGGCAACGGAGCGCTCGAACCCGAGAACTGA
- a CDS encoding UvrD-helicase domain-containing protein: MPQLAFANSFWESYDVLEKPVKAGVRKAMQKFQLLTVPELQADKGLHLESVQNAQDTRMRTIRINDFWRGVVLAPDDGSDVFLLVNVVRHDDAYTWAAKRLYTTNSATRALEVRNVVAIEQLTPALEKAAAAAGSLLFAKYSDTVLRELGIDKQVLRAVRTIVDKAQLQAFETLLPEDQCEVLQYLAEEFSPDDVYRDVVSVRRPVDAGPDPDESLAVVIANTTSRITLVTGPEELADILEKPFTAWRVFLHPSQRRVAYRVSYGGPVQITGGPGTGKTVAALHRVKHLLTRSPDTRVLLTTYTNALAASLRENLSLLLDGDDALLGRVDVTTVNAYAHGVVTRLDGRSPSPMNDREERQLWQRVVKQLGLPWSEQFLAQEYRHVILAQDLRTSDAYRTALRRGRGSALPSARRDQLWSAIELFESMLRAQQATTYLKVCTRAADLLAGSAPTHDHVVVDEAQDLHPAQWRVLRGAVAPGSDDLFITGDPHQRIYDSKVSLGSLGISVAGRTHRLRINYRSTEEILVWSTGILSPVSVDDLGGEGSDSLAGYRSLLHGRTPHTDGYGSEQVEVAALVERVEGWIAQGIRPSEIGVCARFNVLLDKAYDKLAAAKVPVARVRDNPGPAVEGVRLATMHAMKGLEFRCVAVLGVTAGAVPFAREVTPASVDALQHDSDLLRERCLLFVACTRAREALAVSWSGTASSFVPRVK; this comes from the coding sequence GTGCCGCAGCTCGCGTTCGCCAACAGTTTCTGGGAGAGCTACGACGTCCTGGAGAAGCCGGTCAAGGCCGGCGTACGCAAGGCGATGCAGAAGTTCCAGCTGCTCACCGTGCCCGAACTGCAGGCGGACAAGGGCCTCCATCTGGAGTCCGTGCAGAACGCGCAGGACACACGCATGCGGACCATCCGCATCAACGACTTCTGGCGCGGTGTCGTTCTCGCACCGGACGACGGCAGTGATGTGTTCCTGCTCGTCAACGTCGTGCGGCACGACGACGCGTACACCTGGGCGGCCAAGCGGCTGTACACGACGAACTCCGCCACGCGGGCGCTCGAAGTCCGCAACGTGGTCGCCATCGAGCAGTTGACCCCGGCTCTGGAGAAGGCTGCCGCGGCCGCCGGCTCCCTGCTCTTCGCGAAGTACTCGGACACCGTGCTGCGTGAACTCGGCATCGACAAGCAGGTGTTGCGGGCGGTACGGACCATCGTCGACAAGGCGCAGCTCCAGGCGTTCGAGACGCTCCTGCCAGAGGACCAGTGCGAGGTGCTGCAGTACCTCGCCGAGGAGTTCAGCCCCGACGACGTGTACCGGGACGTGGTCTCCGTACGCCGTCCGGTCGATGCGGGTCCCGACCCGGACGAGAGCCTGGCCGTCGTCATCGCCAACACCACGAGCCGCATCACTCTGGTCACCGGTCCCGAAGAGCTGGCGGACATCCTGGAGAAGCCGTTCACGGCCTGGCGCGTGTTCCTGCACCCCTCACAGCGGCGGGTCGCCTATCGCGTGTCGTACGGCGGTCCGGTCCAGATCACGGGCGGTCCGGGCACCGGCAAGACGGTCGCGGCCCTGCACCGCGTCAAGCACCTCTTGACGCGCTCTCCCGACACTCGGGTCCTGCTCACCACGTACACAAACGCTCTGGCCGCCTCGCTGCGCGAGAACCTGTCTCTGCTCCTGGACGGCGATGACGCGCTGCTCGGCCGCGTCGACGTGACGACGGTCAACGCCTACGCGCACGGCGTCGTGACCCGCCTGGACGGCAGGTCCCCCTCCCCCATGAATGATCGGGAGGAACGGCAGCTGTGGCAGCGTGTCGTCAAGCAGCTGGGGCTGCCGTGGTCGGAGCAGTTCCTGGCTCAGGAGTACCGACATGTCATCCTCGCTCAGGATCTGCGCACCTCCGACGCCTACCGCACCGCCTTGCGACGCGGTCGCGGGAGTGCGCTGCCGTCGGCTCGACGCGACCAACTGTGGTCAGCCATCGAGCTGTTCGAGTCGATGCTGCGTGCGCAGCAAGCCACCACGTACCTGAAGGTGTGCACACGTGCGGCCGACCTCCTGGCCGGTTCGGCGCCCACGCACGACCACGTCGTGGTCGACGAGGCCCAGGACCTGCACCCCGCCCAGTGGCGCGTGCTGCGCGGTGCGGTGGCACCCGGCAGCGACGACCTGTTCATCACGGGCGACCCGCACCAGCGCATCTACGACTCGAAGGTCTCGCTCGGATCCCTGGGCATCTCGGTGGCCGGACGCACCCATCGTCTGCGCATCAACTACCGCTCCACGGAGGAGATCCTCGTCTGGTCGACCGGCATCCTCAGCCCGGTGTCGGTCGACGATCTGGGCGGTGAGGGCAGCGACAGCCTGGCCGGTTACCGTTCCCTGCTGCACGGCCGAACCCCGCACACCGACGGGTACGGCTCCGAGCAGGTGGAGGTCGCGGCCCTCGTCGAGCGTGTCGAGGGCTGGATAGCGCAGGGCATCCGCCCTTCGGAGATCGGCGTGTGCGCCCGTTTCAACGTGCTGCTGGACAAGGCGTACGACAAGCTGGCCGCGGCCAAGGTGCCGGTGGCCCGGGTCAGGGACAACCCGGGACCGGCCGTGGAGGGGGTGCGGCTCGCCACCATGCACGCCATGAAGGGGCTGGAGTTCCGCTGCGTCGCCGTCCTGGGGGTGACGGCGGGCGCGGTGCCGTTCGCCCGTGAGGTGACGCCTGCCTCCGTGGACGCGCTGCAGCACGACTCGGATCTGCTGCGGGAGCGGTGCCTGCTCTTCGTGGCATGCACGCGGGCTCGGGAGGCGTTGGCGGTTTCGTGGAGTGGAACCGCCAGTTCGTTCGTGCCGCGCGTGAAATGA
- a CDS encoding McrC family protein gives MTAGTEPVPAVEHASADESVHLVEHAPAVSVPLADTVGRALAAARIVDAAPDPYTPGRWSLRAGSKVGAVAVAVPGGGKPVTIRITPKVPVARLFFLLGHSLDPKGAWRDGQVSVAEHREVLPALAHAVERQVDRALRQGLLQGYRATEETALVVRGRIREAEQIRRRFGMTLPVEVAYDEFTTDIAENRILRAAVERLLRLPGVPREVRRRLLHQRARLADITTIVRGEPLPGWQPTRLNSRYHHALHLARAVLDGASAEHAPGGLRVDGFLFDMNKLFEDFVTVALREAFRGTGHTARLQDPHHLDSAAAIRMKPDFVLYDANGAPCAVADAKYKAEKRDGYPDADLYQMLAYCTALGLREGHLVYAKGNASHAAHQVRQAGILLHQHALDLDQEPSALLADIAAVARRMTDTGIRAANTPRV, from the coding sequence GTGACCGCCGGCACCGAGCCCGTACCGGCCGTCGAGCACGCATCGGCCGACGAGTCCGTGCATCTCGTCGAGCACGCACCGGCCGTCTCCGTGCCTCTGGCGGACACCGTCGGCCGCGCCCTCGCCGCCGCGCGCATCGTGGACGCCGCCCCCGATCCGTACACACCGGGCCGCTGGTCGCTGCGGGCCGGCAGCAAGGTCGGCGCTGTCGCCGTCGCCGTGCCGGGCGGCGGCAAGCCAGTCACCATCCGCATCACGCCGAAGGTGCCCGTCGCCCGGCTCTTCTTCCTGCTCGGCCACAGCCTTGACCCCAAAGGTGCCTGGCGCGACGGGCAGGTGTCCGTGGCCGAACACCGCGAAGTACTGCCCGCACTCGCCCACGCCGTGGAGCGGCAGGTGGACCGGGCCCTGCGGCAAGGTCTGTTGCAGGGATACCGGGCGACGGAGGAGACCGCCCTCGTCGTCCGCGGACGTATCCGGGAGGCCGAGCAGATACGGCGCCGCTTCGGCATGACGCTGCCGGTGGAAGTGGCGTACGACGAGTTCACCACCGACATCGCGGAGAACCGCATCCTGCGCGCCGCCGTCGAACGTCTGCTGCGCCTGCCGGGTGTCCCCCGCGAGGTGCGCCGCAGGCTGCTGCACCAGCGCGCCCGCCTGGCCGACATCACCACGATCGTGCGCGGCGAACCTCTCCCCGGCTGGCAGCCCACCCGTCTCAACTCCCGCTACCACCACGCCCTGCACCTCGCCCGCGCCGTCCTGGACGGAGCCTCCGCCGAACACGCGCCCGGCGGGCTCCGCGTCGACGGGTTCCTGTTCGACATGAACAAGCTCTTCGAGGACTTCGTGACGGTGGCGCTGCGGGAGGCGTTCCGGGGGACCGGGCACACAGCCCGTCTCCAGGATCCGCACCATCTCGACTCCGCCGCCGCGATCCGTATGAAGCCCGACTTCGTCCTGTACGACGCGAACGGGGCTCCGTGCGCGGTGGCGGACGCCAAGTACAAGGCGGAGAAGCGGGACGGCTATCCGGACGCCGACCTGTACCAGATGCTGGCGTACTGCACGGCTCTCGGCCTGCGCGAGGGACACCTGGTGTACGCGAAGGGCAACGCCTCTCATGCCGCCCACCAGGTGCGTCAGGCGGGCATCCTCCTCCACCAGCACGCCCTCGACCTCGACCAGGAACCCTCCGCGCTGCTCGCGGACATCGCGGCGGTCGCCCGGCGGATGACGGACACGGGCATACGGGCGGCGAACACCCCGCGCGTATGA
- a CDS encoding DUF4357 domain-containing protein, with the protein MVDEHTKYPEFQLRLPNRGPTALGRQTDEMGTNGSRKFVVGAGQPVRPEVVPSFATRVASAHRLREELIRQGQIVASQKWPTWLETAGTITFNSSSEAAAVLTGRSANGWVDWKAEDNRPLGDFMPGVWMGPNRPWLIRGSNVTGLDLVQRLWLPEGRVSLAASRLRQGVRQGTSKDDLRTFVQEDYESTATYGQKQQLVEEMHSFLSRMKPGDTVCTISGGQLYVGEITGEAEQTESDDRRSNLRRPVDWQPTGYPYDDLPEELQQKLSIQHDVVDLSAVQALVEGLGLSDEELVEEAEAIERDPSGEIPALVARRELELPDPTDELTAELLVHDTEWLREVRDLLADERQLVLYGPPGTGKTYLALKLAEFLGGGPEQVKLIQFHPAYAYEDFVEGFRPKEDPKTKEVAFRITAGPLRELAALAGREGNRHIPHFLIIDEINRANLAKVFGELYFLLEYRNKSVQLPYSGDDFALPKNLFVIGTMNTADRSIALVDTAMRRRFAFVELSPRTEPTSGLLRRWLTKEGKDSEPADLLDALNSRIDDADFRIGPSYLMKKGVYREGGLERTWRTKILPLLEEHHYGEGVDIEKRYGLAALRQSLVRESLG; encoded by the coding sequence ATGGTGGACGAGCACACGAAGTATCCGGAGTTCCAGCTGCGGTTGCCCAATCGCGGGCCGACGGCCCTCGGACGGCAGACCGACGAGATGGGGACCAACGGCAGCCGGAAGTTCGTAGTCGGTGCGGGGCAGCCCGTGCGGCCCGAGGTGGTGCCGTCGTTCGCCACGCGCGTGGCTTCCGCCCACCGATTGCGCGAGGAGCTGATCCGACAGGGACAGATCGTGGCCTCGCAGAAGTGGCCGACCTGGCTGGAGACCGCCGGCACCATCACGTTCAACTCCTCCTCCGAGGCTGCGGCGGTGCTGACCGGCCGCAGCGCCAACGGCTGGGTCGACTGGAAGGCCGAGGACAACCGCCCCCTGGGTGACTTCATGCCCGGTGTATGGATGGGCCCCAACCGCCCCTGGCTGATCCGTGGTTCGAACGTCACCGGTCTTGACCTGGTCCAGCGCCTCTGGCTTCCCGAAGGCCGTGTCTCGCTCGCCGCCTCTCGACTCCGGCAGGGCGTGCGCCAAGGCACCAGCAAGGACGACCTGCGCACCTTCGTCCAGGAGGACTACGAGTCGACGGCCACATACGGCCAGAAGCAGCAGCTCGTCGAGGAGATGCACTCCTTCCTCTCCCGTATGAAGCCCGGCGACACGGTGTGCACGATCTCCGGTGGGCAGCTGTACGTCGGTGAAATCACCGGCGAGGCGGAGCAGACGGAGTCCGATGACCGGCGGTCCAACCTGCGCCGACCGGTGGACTGGCAGCCGACCGGATACCCGTACGACGATCTGCCGGAGGAGCTTCAGCAGAAGCTGTCGATCCAGCACGACGTCGTCGACCTCTCCGCGGTCCAGGCGCTCGTCGAAGGGCTCGGCCTGAGCGACGAGGAGCTGGTGGAGGAGGCCGAGGCCATAGAGCGCGATCCGAGTGGGGAGATCCCAGCCCTGGTCGCCCGTCGGGAGCTGGAATTGCCGGACCCCACGGACGAGCTGACGGCCGAGCTGCTGGTGCACGACACCGAGTGGCTGCGCGAGGTGCGCGATCTGCTCGCGGACGAGCGGCAGTTGGTGCTGTACGGCCCTCCGGGTACCGGCAAGACGTATCTGGCACTCAAACTCGCCGAGTTCCTGGGCGGCGGGCCCGAGCAGGTGAAACTCATCCAGTTCCATCCCGCGTACGCGTACGAGGACTTCGTCGAGGGGTTCCGGCCGAAGGAGGACCCGAAGACGAAAGAGGTCGCCTTCCGGATCACCGCGGGTCCCCTACGCGAGCTGGCCGCACTCGCGGGCCGCGAGGGCAACCGGCACATCCCGCACTTCCTGATCATCGACGAGATCAACCGCGCCAATCTGGCCAAGGTCTTCGGCGAGCTGTACTTCCTCCTCGAATACCGGAACAAGTCCGTTCAACTTCCTTACTCCGGCGACGACTTCGCGCTTCCGAAGAACCTGTTCGTGATCGGCACCATGAACACCGCCGACCGGTCGATCGCGCTGGTGGACACCGCGATGCGTCGCCGCTTCGCCTTCGTCGAGCTGTCTCCCCGCACGGAGCCGACGAGCGGGCTGCTGCGCCGCTGGCTGACCAAGGAGGGCAAGGACAGCGAGCCTGCCGATCTCCTCGACGCGCTCAACTCCCGGATCGACGATGCCGACTTCCGTATCGGGCCCTCATACCTGATGAAGAAGGGCGTCTACCGGGAGGGCGGTCTGGAGCGGACCTGGCGAACGAAGATCCTGCCCCTGCTGGAGGAACACCACTACGGGGAGGGCGTGGACATCGAGAAGAGGTACGGGCTGGCGGCGCTGCGGCAGTCACTGGTCCGGGAGTCACTGGGGTGA
- a CDS encoding PIN domain-containing protein: MTDIPVAIAGTNALYRLFTPKDPRHAAHRAAVARTGHLVVSSMVLTELDYLLTSRIGPAAAMNALDFIAGQAEARRFEIPDTAPHLRSAMAVMRGYADADGGAGVELVNAMNVALASAFQTADMFTTDSHFRMIRPLTGQPAFRLLPDDL; encoded by the coding sequence ATGACTGACATTCCGGTCGCGATCGCTGGCACCAACGCCCTGTACCGGCTATTCACACCCAAGGATCCTCGCCACGCAGCCCACCGGGCTGCTGTCGCCCGGACAGGCCACCTGGTGGTGTCCTCCATGGTGCTCACGGAGCTCGACTATCTGCTGACCTCACGGATCGGCCCCGCAGCGGCCATGAACGCACTCGACTTCATCGCCGGCCAGGCGGAGGCCCGCCGGTTCGAAATCCCCGACACCGCGCCACATCTTCGGAGCGCCATGGCCGTGATGCGGGGGTACGCGGACGCGGACGGCGGGGCGGGAGTGGAGCTCGTCAACGCGATGAATGTCGCCCTGGCGTCGGCCTTCCAGACGGCGGACATGTTCACCACGGACAGCCACTTCCGCATGATCCGACCGCTCACCGGTCAGCCTGCCTTCCGCTTGCTCCCCGACGATCTGTAA
- a CDS encoding type II toxin-antitoxin system Phd/YefM family antitoxin, translating into MSDNAEVPLRQLNQQTSRVLARVAAGETVTITKDGVPIADIAPRGALTGRPVYPFRTDPMGELDLPDLGGPVLDDDEIEAVLRGMGIATDGSGTDD; encoded by the coding sequence ATGAGTGACAACGCGGAGGTCCCGCTGAGGCAACTCAACCAGCAGACATCGCGGGTCCTGGCCCGTGTGGCAGCCGGGGAGACCGTGACCATCACCAAGGACGGGGTACCCATCGCAGACATCGCGCCCCGCGGTGCGCTGACGGGCCGGCCCGTCTACCCGTTCCGTACCGACCCCATGGGCGAGCTGGACCTTCCGGACCTGGGCGGCCCCGTGCTGGACGACGACGAGATCGAGGCGGTGCTGCGAGGCATGGGCATAGCCACCGACGGCTCGGGGACCGATGACTGA
- a CDS encoding AAA family ATPase: MSDTALRDLLLARLHESGLSAEEQAQLRDLLPAPQERSGGSSGTVYIRSITAAGWRGIGPAATVQLHPGPGLTLVTGRNGSGKSSFAEAAEMALTGDNFRWQGRTQVWKKGWRNLHEHSSPEVAVKLCFDAGSDGSKEPVTVRRVWHGEGLEESRTVVEQAGKPIGEDLHDVIDAEQLSLYRPFLPYAQLGAVINGPLTTLHDEISRILGLELLSDTDTAARARAKTLTEIENAAKALTATVIKELSEVDDPRAAEAVAALSGRSPDLDVVRALLKGHSVADETHLSRLRRLATMESPDHQTVTKAVARLRSAAAVADEARHGSAEDARQLIKLLEAALEHRRRHPGISDCPVCGSTDLLDRAWAERTRAQVERLQAEAADAETAHRELAASVREVHDLAQSPPAWLQGDEASLAALWRDLTACRAVPEPRELADRAERAAAVLSDACLQVRDAAAGRITAQDGRWQPVAARLSTWLGQAEAAQAAKPVANQVKAVRAWLRALTDELREARFKPFADQSGQIWRLLCERSSVSLGAIGLTGVGPQRQVSLPVSVDDADAPAFGVMSQGELHSLALSLFIPRATHQDSPFGFVIIDDPVQSMDPEKVDGLAKVLDLYARHRQVVVFTHDARLGEAIDRLGLRATVMAVSRQPDSVVEVVPVSDPVSQALDEARAVALDPHLPPEVADRVLPSMCRLAVEAAYQGIARRTLHEAGLEQSKIQEKVTRPGPLTSLAAIAMGMEGAQPADVLNAIARDHGASARDLIRLLNQASHQAPTTPVGDHRDLVRRTERLAKAVQTR, encoded by the coding sequence ATGAGCGACACCGCCCTGCGTGATCTCCTCCTCGCCCGCCTGCACGAATCCGGGCTGTCCGCGGAGGAACAGGCCCAGCTGCGCGATCTGCTGCCCGCCCCGCAGGAGCGGAGCGGCGGCAGTTCCGGAACCGTGTACATACGGTCCATCACCGCCGCCGGCTGGCGCGGCATCGGGCCCGCCGCCACTGTCCAGCTGCATCCCGGACCCGGGCTGACACTGGTGACGGGCCGCAACGGCTCCGGCAAGTCGAGCTTCGCCGAGGCCGCGGAAATGGCCCTGACAGGCGACAACTTCCGCTGGCAGGGACGCACTCAGGTGTGGAAGAAGGGCTGGCGCAACCTCCACGAGCACTCCTCGCCCGAGGTCGCTGTCAAACTCTGCTTCGACGCCGGCAGTGACGGCTCCAAGGAGCCCGTGACCGTACGCCGGGTCTGGCACGGCGAAGGGCTTGAAGAGTCCCGTACCGTCGTCGAACAAGCCGGAAAGCCCATCGGTGAAGACCTGCACGACGTGATCGACGCCGAACAGTTGTCGCTGTACCGGCCCTTCCTCCCCTACGCCCAGCTCGGAGCGGTCATCAACGGGCCGCTCACCACCCTGCACGACGAGATCTCCCGGATCCTCGGCCTCGAACTCCTCAGCGACACCGACACGGCGGCCCGGGCTCGGGCCAAGACCCTCACCGAGATCGAGAACGCGGCCAAGGCCCTCACCGCCACGGTGATCAAGGAGCTGTCGGAGGTGGACGACCCGCGCGCCGCGGAGGCCGTCGCCGCCCTCTCCGGCCGGAGCCCCGACCTCGACGTCGTCCGGGCCCTGCTGAAAGGCCACAGTGTCGCGGACGAGACGCACCTCTCCCGACTGCGTCGACTGGCCACTATGGAGAGTCCGGACCACCAGACGGTCACGAAGGCCGTGGCCCGGCTGCGCTCGGCGGCTGCCGTGGCCGACGAGGCCCGTCATGGCTCCGCCGAGGACGCCCGGCAGCTGATCAAGCTGCTTGAGGCCGCGCTGGAACACCGCCGTCGCCATCCCGGCATCTCCGACTGCCCGGTCTGCGGCAGCACGGATCTTCTGGATCGCGCCTGGGCGGAGCGGACGCGCGCGCAGGTCGAAAGACTCCAGGCGGAGGCGGCCGACGCCGAAACCGCACACCGCGAATTGGCGGCCTCCGTGCGGGAGGTGCACGACCTGGCGCAATCGCCTCCTGCCTGGCTCCAGGGCGACGAAGCCTCACTCGCCGCGCTCTGGCGCGATCTGACGGCCTGCCGCGCCGTACCTGAACCGCGTGAGCTGGCGGACCGGGCGGAACGCGCTGCGGCCGTCCTCAGTGACGCTTGTCTCCAGGTGCGCGACGCCGCCGCAGGCCGCATCACGGCGCAGGACGGGCGTTGGCAGCCCGTAGCGGCACGGCTGTCCACGTGGCTTGGGCAGGCGGAGGCCGCGCAGGCGGCGAAACCCGTCGCCAACCAGGTCAAGGCGGTACGCGCCTGGCTGCGCGCACTCACCGACGAGTTGCGGGAGGCCCGGTTCAAGCCGTTCGCCGACCAGTCCGGACAGATCTGGCGGCTGTTGTGCGAGCGCAGCAGCGTCTCGCTGGGTGCGATCGGGCTCACTGGCGTCGGCCCGCAGCGACAGGTCAGTCTTCCCGTCTCCGTGGACGACGCCGACGCGCCCGCCTTCGGCGTCATGAGCCAGGGCGAGCTGCACTCACTCGCCCTCTCCCTGTTCATCCCTCGCGCCACCCACCAGGACAGTCCGTTCGGCTTCGTGATCATCGACGACCCGGTGCAGTCCATGGACCCGGAGAAGGTGGACGGCCTCGCCAAGGTCCTCGATCTGTACGCCCGGCACCGGCAGGTCGTCGTCTTCACCCACGACGCCCGGCTCGGGGAAGCCATCGACCGCCTCGGCCTGCGAGCCACGGTCATGGCCGTCTCCCGGCAGCCCGACTCCGTCGTTGAAGTCGTCCCCGTCAGCGACCCGGTGAGCCAGGCGCTGGACGAGGCGAGGGCCGTCGCCCTCGACCCGCACCTGCCGCCGGAGGTGGCCGACCGGGTGCTGCCCTCGATGTGCCGCCTCGCCGTGGAGGCCGCTTACCAGGGCATCGCCCGGCGCACCCTTCACGAGGCGGGCTTGGAGCAGAGCAAGATTCAGGAGAAGGTCACCCGGCCCGGTCCCCTCACAAGCCTCGCCGCGATCGCGATGGGCATGGAAGGAGCACAACCGGCCGACGTACTCAACGCGATCGCACGCGATCACGGCGCGTCTGCACGGGACTTGATCCGGCTGCTGAACCAGGCCTCCCACCAGGCTCCGACCACGCCTGTCGGCGACCACCGTGATCTGGTCAGGCGTACGGAGCGGCTCGCCAAGGCGGTGCAGACCCGGTGA